In Fibrobacter sp. UWR3, a single window of DNA contains:
- the trmD gene encoding tRNA (guanosine(37)-N1)-methyltransferase TrmD, with the protein MVIDCITIFPEMFAPMKQSIMGRAQAKGLLEFNTVYLRDFAINDYGQVDDVPYGGEPGMVLRPEPLAAAIRSTGVKQDGGKVIYLTADGVPFTHKIAEELSHESHLVLVCGHYKGIDDRIRQTEVDMEISIGDFVVSGGELPAMLVTDAVVRLIDGALGNRESGDTDSFAQGVLGWPVYTRPEEFEGKKVPEVLLSGHHKNISEWRRQESLKRTQERRPDIFEKLKLNTKFGDK; encoded by the coding sequence ATGGTCATCGACTGCATTACCATATTCCCCGAGATGTTCGCCCCGATGAAGCAATCCATCATGGGGCGCGCACAGGCGAAGGGCCTGCTGGAATTCAACACGGTCTACCTGCGTGACTTCGCGATAAACGACTACGGCCAGGTGGACGACGTGCCCTACGGGGGCGAACCGGGCATGGTGCTCCGGCCCGAACCGCTCGCCGCCGCCATCCGCAGTACCGGCGTAAAGCAGGACGGCGGGAAGGTCATCTACCTCACGGCAGACGGCGTGCCCTTTACGCACAAGATTGCGGAGGAACTCTCGCACGAATCCCACCTGGTTCTCGTGTGCGGGCACTACAAGGGCATCGACGACCGCATCCGCCAGACCGAGGTCGACATGGAGATTTCCATAGGCGATTTCGTAGTCAGCGGGGGCGAACTGCCCGCAATGCTCGTGACCGACGCGGTCGTGAGGCTCATCGACGGCGCCCTCGGGAACCGCGAGAGCGGCGATACCGACTCCTTCGCGCAGGGCGTACTGGGGTGGCCGGTCTATACCCGCCCGGAGGAATTTGAGGGAAAAAAGGTGCCCGAAGTGCTGCTTTCGGGCCATCACAAGAACATTTCTGAGTGGCGGAGGCAAGAATCTTTAAAAAGAACGCAAGAAAGACGCCCCGACATCTTTGAAAAACTGAAATTAAATACTAAATTTGGCGACAAATAA
- the rplS gene encoding 50S ribosomal protein L19: MSLNIEAIHSENVKSDVPAFRAGDTVTVNVKVIEGTKERIQPFKGVVIQQKNSGISKTLTVRKMSGSVAVERIFPINSPRIDSFVLDRAGKVRQSRIYYMRNLRGKAARIEEREA, translated from the coding sequence ATGTCCCTGAACATCGAAGCAATCCACAGCGAAAACGTTAAGTCCGACGTGCCTGCCTTCCGTGCCGGCGATACCGTCACTGTCAACGTCAAGGTCATTGAAGGCACCAAGGAACGTATCCAGCCGTTCAAGGGTGTTGTCATCCAGCAGAAGAACTCCGGCATTTCCAAGACCCTCACGGTCCGCAAGATGTCCGGCTCCGTGGCCGTTGAACGTATTTTCCCGATCAACAGCCCCCGCATCGATTCCTTCGTTCTCGACCGCGCCGGTAAGGTCCGCCAGTCTCGCATCTACTACATGCGCAACCTCCGCGGCAAGGCTGCCCGTATCGAAGAACGCGAAGCCTAA
- a CDS encoding Crp/Fnr family transcriptional regulator, with translation MYGNSRQQVIPPTRSRVKAGFVVYSPESDTRELIILDEGELIAVDKSGGNRDIKFKMHPGDIVGVAALFEREPLRYTIEASEDSVITVLSEECLESELKNIPVWLLAILKNLSVRTREFKHDSRRTPVENTLKSLAEYCAHLDSNIKYPLEEFIREFNWLTRIPAATVKGDIKALLRRSFIGLVKDGEDLYVQVHNATLMQIYSDYLQAQDDGALWAPLRLNLAQKRILVHLTTLDEHVQMEAPEWIAYLNRKGLAIDVSQWITLEDLGCFATGEESKYHIDQAKVEYYLTAIRYDSNLRGAV, from the coding sequence ATGTACGGGAATTCCCGGCAACAAGTTATCCCGCCCACGCGCTCCCGCGTGAAGGCGGGTTTTGTTGTTTATTCTCCCGAATCGGACACGCGGGAACTCATAATCCTGGACGAGGGCGAGCTCATTGCCGTCGACAAGTCGGGGGGCAACCGCGACATCAAGTTCAAGATGCACCCGGGCGATATCGTGGGCGTCGCAGCGCTTTTCGAACGCGAACCGCTCCGTTACACCATCGAGGCCTCCGAGGATTCCGTCATCACCGTGCTCTCGGAAGAATGCCTTGAGTCCGAACTCAAGAACATCCCCGTCTGGCTGCTCGCCATCCTCAAGAACCTCTCCGTCCGCACCCGCGAGTTCAAGCACGATTCCAGGCGCACGCCCGTCGAGAACACGCTCAAGAGCCTCGCCGAATACTGCGCCCACCTAGATTCGAACATCAAGTACCCGCTGGAAGAATTCATCCGCGAGTTCAACTGGCTCACGCGCATTCCGGCGGCAACGGTCAAGGGCGATATCAAGGCGCTGCTCCGCCGGAGTTTCATCGGCCTCGTGAAAGATGGCGAAGACCTCTACGTGCAGGTCCACAACGCCACGCTCATGCAGATTTATTCCGACTACCTGCAGGCACAGGACGATGGCGCGCTCTGGGCGCCGCTCCGGCTGAACCTCGCACAAAAACGCATCCTGGTGCACCTCACCACGCTCGACGAACACGTGCAGATGGAAGCGCCGGAATGGATAGCCTACCTCAACCGCAAGGGACTTGCCATCGACGTATCGCAGTGGATAACGCTCGAGGACCTCGGTTGCTTTGCCACCGGCGAAGAGAGCAAGTACCATATTGACCAGGCGAAGGTGGAATACTACCTCACCGCCATCCGTTACGATTCCAACCTCCGGGGGGCCGTCTGA